The Reinekea forsetii genome contains the following window.
GGTTGTTGAGTGGCGTCCTTCGGTGCGCCTTTCAGATTATGCAGTGCTAGAAAATAATCTTGAGATTGAGTTTTCTATTAGCCTTAGTCAATGCTACTAACAACAATAATGTAGGACCTAATGAATTGGAAGGTGTGACGAAAATCGAATTTCTTTAATTGACAAATTTCTACTATTGAATGAATTATCTTGGTTGCGAGTCTAGGTAAGGATGAGGTTATGAGTAATAAATATACTAAAGGCGGGATTCTTCGCATCAGAACGTTTTGTCAAATGACGGCAGTCGCAATTGCATTGGTGTCGTGTGACCGTAATGTCACTGAAACAAGTTTTCTTGATTCTCTTTATGAGAAGATTGGAAGTGAACAGAGTGTGCAACTAGAAGCTAGAGAAGTATATGGAGGGGCATGGAGCCGGATATGTTTTAAGCGGAATAATAACGTATCGCTTAAATTCTATTCTGACGAAGAAAAAGTTTATCAACTCGAATTTAGAGCGAATGATTTGTTTATCGATGAGGAGTATGTCGAGGGCTCGCTTAGCGGCATGTGTCTTTTTCCTAATCAAAAAATCAAGATTACTAAATTTGAACACGATGGGTCACTTCAAATAGTATTGAACAGGGCAAGTGAGGAATGATATGAGTTTGAGTGATGAGCTGAAAATAAGTATTGAGCAAGAAGCCTATGGTTTCTGGGAGCAGAAGAACGGCGTCACGTTAGAGAGAGATGGTGACGGTTATATTAAGCCTGTGGGTCACAATGATGCATTGGATGCATTGGATGCATTGGATGCATTTCGGCATGCCTATACAAGTGGCCGGGTTACCAATCTTGCATTTGATACGCAGTTTGTTGCAGAGCACTTTGGTAATGAGCATGAATTGGGTACCGCACACCGAAATCTGCCCTTAGAACATAGAATGGACTTGTGGAATAATGAAGTTGGTAGGCGTGCCGGAGAAGCGTCTTGGTCAAAGGAAGTTTTGGCTGAAACGCTGTTTGAGCACATGGATAATGGAATGTTGGTGGCAGCTTTAGCAGATGAACGCCTTTCACTTCTTTATGGTGAAGATCCTAAGTTGCTAGATCCTCTTAATCCAGCAAGTCAAGTCCTTACTGACGCGGAATCTGAGGCGGATGTAACACAGGTGCCACGGCGAGACCAGAGTTTGTATTACGGTCACGATGCCTAGTGTTTTTTGGCATATAGATAGGTAGTTGATGGTGTATTTTTTCGTATCATTAATGTT
Protein-coding sequences here:
- a CDS encoding DUF6973 domain-containing protein, with translation MSLSDELKISIEQEAYGFWEQKNGVTLERDGDGYIKPVGHNDALDALDALDAFRHAYTSGRVTNLAFDTQFVAEHFGNEHELGTAHRNLPLEHRMDLWNNEVGRRAGEASWSKEVLAETLFEHMDNGMLVAALADERLSLLYGEDPKLLDPLNPASQVLTDAESEADVTQVPRRDQSLYYGHDA